Part of the Fundidesulfovibrio terrae genome is shown below.
TACCCTGCGCCACGTCCGCCCTTTCGGGCGCTCGCGGCAACCTTCCAACCCGGACCGGCCAATGAAAGTCTCCGTAGTGGTCCCCACATACAACCAGGCCCGGTATCTTTCCGCCTGCCTGGATTCCCTCTGGTTCCAGGATCATCCCGACCTGGAGATCGTGCTGGTGGACGACGGGTCCACCGACGGCACCGGCGACGTGATCCGGGACTGGCTCGCCCACCGCGAGACCGACCAGGCCTCCTTCGCCAGCTGCTACGATCCCGGGCAAGACGTCCTTGAGCGCATGCACCATCCCCGCTACCCCGAAGAAGGCCGGTCCATCACGGTGATCACCTTCGAGCGCAACCGGGGACTGGCGGCGGCCCTGAACGCCGGATTCCGGACCTGCACCGGAGAGGCCTGCACCTACGTGCCCTCGGACGACTGGTGCGCGCCTCAGATGTTCTCCGAACTCGTCCGGGCGCTGGAAGAAGGCCCGGCCGACTTCGCCTTCGCCGACATGCTCATCGTGGACGACTCCTTCCGGGTGCTCCGG
Proteins encoded:
- a CDS encoding glycosyltransferase family 2 protein; translated protein: MKVSVVVPTYNQARYLSACLDSLWFQDHPDLEIVLVDDGSTDGTGDVIRDWLAHRETDQASFASCYDPGQDVLERMHHPRYPEEGRSITVITFERNRGLAAALNAGFRTCTGEACTYVPSDDWCAPQMFSELVRALEEGPADFAFADMLIVDDSFRVLRRFDLPDYSFERSFADWYLCGDAKLYRRALHERHGYYDETLLAHDHELFQRFAMGGARFVHVPKALFAKRDHSSGREVHIHAPENWKRLIGESKRIVMAAREWLAGGGFNR